In Oryzias latipes chromosome 19, ASM223467v1, the genomic stretch TtgggtccttttttttttacaaacacgaACATTAAAAGAGGATAAAAGACGACTTATTTATTTAACGAATAAAGACTGAAACACCAAGTGAAGGTCTTTTTTCTAAACAGTTTGAGAGGAAAATGGAGCAGcgtcttgcatttttttttttttgctgctcagCTCTTCGATGCAAGCCATTTTGAGCGCCGCAAGGCCATCTTCTTACCACAGTCGGGGTTGCCGTGGATTCTAGAGCCCATAATCTCTCCACCGTGCTGGTCGACACACCAGCACTCCCCTCGGCTCTGGTCGCACTGCACTTTTCTATAGTAGCCGTCCTCATCGCAGCTGGGGATGTAGATCCCTGCAAAAACGCTCAGACTCAAATATGCTTCTTTCACCAACACGGTGTGGTTGTGCCTCATGCTGAGGCCTGAGATAAGCAAGAATTTCATAACTTTTGGgcataaaaaacattgtgaatTTGAAATCCTGTTGGGGGATGTGTTTTCATACAGGAAGTTAATGCGGAGGATTTCCCAGCGGTGCAAAAATAACACGTTCCTTCCTCAAGGACACTTTTGTCAAAAACTTCAGAACTTCAATAACCCTCACACCCACCCACAGAGAAAACACAAGAGGTCAGATTAGTGAGCCTCAGGGATGGAAGAAAAGCCCTCTTTAACCCCTCACTTTGAGTCTGATTTCTTTAATGAGCCCCCCCAGGTTTCTTCTCTGAATTTCCAGGGACTTTGTTGGAAAAGATCAACCTGGAAAGGGAGTAAAAGGTTGACACACCCGTATATACAGCCTGACACGGCTTTGAAAAGAATCAGAGCTACAAAAAAGAGATGAGTTATGCTCTGAAAGAGCTTTTGATTGGTACGTGTAGCATTTATAAATGCATTGCAAACGTCAGGcgatgtaaacaaaaacaaaaaaataaataaaaaagagtatTCACCGGGCTTCTTCTTGGCCGCCTCCTGCACTTGGATCCTCTCCAGCTCAGCGAGGCACGGCGGCTCTGCGggaatcaaagcaaaaaaaaaaaaagtgatgacgGACAAAAGTGCTCCCTCAAACTTTATCTCAATCAGTACTCGTCATAATTATACTTTTTGCTCATATTGATCTGTTTAAAAAGTCTTCTGTTTCATCGCCATGGTGTGTGATTGATTGAGAGCTGAGATGAAAGGACATGGAGGAAGTCTGAGAAGGAAATGAGAAGCATCTTTGGAgaacacagaataaaaacaaaagactttttattgaacCTAAAGGTAATATATCTTTTCAAATGAATTGTGGATCTTCATAGACATATCTTGAGACATAAACAAAATTAGCAGAAATAAGCAGTTTTGTTTACTTCTTCCTCATTTGACAAAGCATTGATGAACTAGTCACTTTGATCTATTGTGTGCAGGTTAAACTCTGGATCAATGCAGTGATCAAATGGGGTTACCTACAAACTCATCCTGTATTTATTTGGTAAAGGTCAAATGGTGCAGATACAGCACATATGTAggtgtttccatggaaacgcttaattacaataaataatgaaacagaaaatgaagattGTAGATCCACAAATAAGCTATTTCTCTCCGCATTTGGGATCAATTCATTGACGTTTATTTCAGTCTTTGTTAAATAATAATCAACCTGttataaattttgttttaaatattcagctataaaaaaacaaaatcctagCAGAGGGAGAAAAGATCCTCCAGCGGTGCTCTGGAGCCGCAAAAAACACCCGGAGAAAGCTGTTTTGACAGCTGCACAAATCAATTCGTGGCTTCTTCCTTGGAGAATTAGTAGACAGAAATTGATTTGCAAACCCGTCCTACATTCAAGTCAAGGACATAAAATGAGTTTAGTCAAAGCCTGCATTGTAGGAGGAAGTTGTTTTCATTTGCAAAGACATGTAAGAGCTGAAGAGATAAGATCTGCTTTATTTTGTAGTCTTTTGCAAATACAAGACTTTAACTATATAAACCTGCAAAATCAGAATGTGATGGATAAAAAGTACTTGATTTACATAACGTTTACTATCAGGGACATACAAATACAGTTTCAGGAGGAGTAAAAGTAAACTATTTTTTGGCCAATTTTGCTTTCAAGAACATAAATAATTTACATCTTAATTCAGCTGGGTCCATTATATGGTCACATTTTGTTTGAATCTCAACTACATAAAGCAGTTTttgctacttaaaaaaaaatgtatgttcgTATTTGCTGaatataaaattattttgttctgcTCTTGGAGTAGCAAGTGGAGGAGGTTAATGCCAGTGCATCCCCCTTTGCAATTCTTTCTGATGTAGTCGTGCTTTTATCTCATCCATTAAGACTTCTAACTCAAAATAGATGCTGCACTTTCAGTGGAAATCCCTTCACTCACTTTCTCTCCAGAAGCAGAGGCACCACTCGGCTGTGGAGACCTTTCCGTCCTTGTAGCTGTCACACGAGTGGAAGAAGGGTCGGATGCAGACTTCGTATTTTTCCAGGTTAATAGCAGCCAGCTCGGCTTGGTCTAGATACAGGTCACTGTTGGTGTCCAGCTTTGAAAACATCCAGCCAATGGAGTCCTTGCAGCTCGCGATGAGGCTCCTCTCCAGCACTATCAGTAAAAGTCACACAATTATTATCTGTCCAGTATTTCTTATGTAAACAGCTGATATAAAGAGATTGTTGTGAGGTCAAAAAGTGCAGAGACTTGTTTTCCCACCAGAAACAGTGCCGGTTCCGGGTTGGCCAGACTTATTCTGCTTTGCGTTTCCATGAAGGAGTTGGAACCAGTCTCTCAGGCGGTCACCCAGGTCTGCCAGGTCCTGGCCGGTGCAGCTCTCAGCTGGAACAGGAGATTCCACGGCTGAACAATTCTGCCACTGGACACTTGACACAAACATGACTCTATTCCACTAAAGGCAGAAAACAACTCACTGCTAATTTCAGTTTCAGACCTACTTTTTCATGAAGAAGTCCTGACTCATTTAGGAAAATTAAAGAAAGGATTAGatcaattttaaatttaaagaaccACGCCagtgaaaattatgttttttgtgtgtttttgtggcgtttttctgatgatggacaacatatacaaagaaagttaagctaaaattgcatttctagaatttttctgtattcaaattattgtgaattgggagcagatgaaaaaatgcagtttgaaaaagattaaatttgtgacatagaaaatatggtGGGTGGggcacaagctctctgctctactccattctgatgcatccacttgtagacgactacatccatgtacgtctttgttttacccgcctgagctggtatctggctctaaactgtacgccTTGgaagctccaatattactcaccatttttgttgcaccggtaatgtcaggttgggagtgtgaggtgttgtaaactagcaggagagcacgtaaacagagagctctcagcaatggggaggggaataGGGGCGAGGTTGTGGCTCTctagaaactatgttctagaaaacaacacttttttgggggctaaaaacgaaaaaaaatcataatgaaaaaaTCACTGGGAATgcattaaaaatagatcaaacaacgatcagaatgggactttaaggaattaaaaaagctccaaataaattaaataacaactgcagatgaaaaacaaGAGAAATATTTTGTCAGTTGACATTTTTGTATTCCCAAAAGCACAAACAATCAATAGTGTTTTGCTCCATTGATAGATGGTGTACactttaaataattaattactACACGATTGAAAGAGCAGTTAACCACATAGGGACATTCAGCCAACAATAATCTCTGCAAAAGGTCAGCATTGATCCCAACAGGCATTGACTGGATTAGTTCTAAACCGGAATCATGtcctgcagcttttcttttgtttgtttttttggaaaagctGGACTCATTAAAGGGATGATGATATGATAACGGATAGGTTGACTACCAAAACCTAAACTTGCCTCGTTTCGTGTCAGAATTTGAAAGGGAGGACGTCACGCAGGGGCAGAATCCGGTGCACATGATGCTCAGGTCTTTGCCCGTGAGGCAAGCTTGCAGCTCCAACTTGCACTGTAAGAGAGGACAAGCAAGGCAGCTAAAGTATTTATGAGGGTGACCGTGGGAGAAAGATTACCCATTCAGATGAAACAGTGCACTTAGAGAAAGGCAGCCAGACTGAGCTGTCATATCCCACTGTCTCCTCGTGCAAggtcaaaattaaaaactgtatATAAATCAATAAGAACCCTGAATATGGATTGGTCAACAGTGATGCAGTTGGAAACAACGTTCGTCATTAATCACAGCGCTGCTCCAAGCAGTGGCACTTGTCCTCCAGTGAGCGGTGATGAACTGCGCCGCCCTGCTGCGCCTGCATCCGTGTCAACGCAGCATGAAACAGTACTTGATTGGCCCCCTCTCATTATTTGAAATGACTTGTCCActctgttgggtttttttttttggttttcgtTTTgaggtgaaacatttcagtaacCTGACGAAAGAAGATGAAAGAAGTTTTTTCTTTGGTTACCTGTGAAGCATAGTTGTGTCCATCAGAGCCACATACAGGAGAGGAAGCAGCCTCAGCACAAGGCGCACAGTTGCTTTCATGCCGTTCCAGCTGCTCTGATTGTTTGATTCTGcacaagatgaaaaaaaaagttaaatttaagaagaaaaacaaagaaaaatagctCTCTGAAATATTGTACCATGGATAAAACTGCTATAGATTACTTTTTCCTCCACAAATGCTTCTGATAGTGCACATTTAAGTGCTGACATGGCACCTAAACATGGCTAACCAGGATGACTtatcattttgaattttttgctatgaaaatcaTTTCTAGGCACGTAAGAATTTAGTGTGTGGGCTTGTAAATCCACTAATTGCTCCCAATCTTCCTCCATTTCCACCACTTTCCCGCAGCTGGGGGATTGGATGACCAAAATGAATTTACGCTGCTCTGTAATTTCACAGCTGAGCCTGAAACTTCAGCAAATACACTTCATTAATTTGTGTTCCTGGGCACGTCTCTCAGGAGTTCTTGGGCATTAAACGTAAAAATAGATCCGACAGGTCCctctttgccaaaaaaaaaagaagggattAACCAGAAACACTGATGCCTTAGAAACCCTATGTATTTATGTAATAGAATCAGAATGAGATGTAGGCACAGACTTAAAACCCAATTGTCTTTTAGTACACTGCAAAGCAATATTCGAAGCTTCTGAAATCTAAGGTTTATGAAAAATTTGGCAAATATTATCCAGCTTTCTGGGGTCAAATACAAAGTTTACAAGCTTTAGGCAGTAGctgaaaactgttgttttttttttagctcaactGTCTGAGACACCCAATGCTTCCATATTTTGATGCTCATAactattctttttcttttttgcaaacagACTGTTTAATGATTCAAAGGTGGCTTAGCGTGGCTGCTTATTACCCCGCCGCTGGACGTGGTTTCTCTCATCTATTTGGAGTGACTCTGTAAATGAGGCACTTTATAGGGAAAGATAAACGCCTGTCGCCACAGATAGACTTTGCAGGTAGTAATAATTCACTCCATTAATTCTTTTCAGACCGCAACCGTGCTCATTTGCTTTTCTGTCAAAGTGGAATAAACGAGTACAGGGGTAGATAAATGCTTTTCATTATGAATcgcaaaataaaagtaaagaactttttatttatttaaagtgaaGCATTAGATTCCAGTGTTTGTGGTACCTCAAATTTGCCAAAATATGGAGGTCTCAGTTGTTTTCTTAATTGTTgagaaaataatgtattttcaacatgttcAGAATGATGTTTATAACATGATCATTTGGAAGGTTTAAAGACccagaaaattgattttttttgtgtttttaacatgttcttgggtatttttctgttgatagAGGGAGTTTATATaggaaaataagcttaaaattgcatgtaTTGCACCAATAATATTAGtttggggggtgtgaggggtcaTAAGCCTCAGGAGAACACGTAAACAGATAAGTGACGTGAAATGAGGGCGgagttgctctgcaccaacaggttatttcttttggctaaaacagcatGATCATGGGATCACTTTTAgcattgatcaaaagatgatgggactGAGTCTTTAAGACGCAATAGCTTGTTTGGTGAGGCAATAAATGTAATAGTAATTACATTTTCGTTTTCCATGCAGAATTAAAACATATTCGatataaaactaaactaaaagccTCTTTGACACATCTTTAGCTCATTCCCGAGTCACTTTAGACATGACAGTGTCAAACAAGATGCATTTCTATGcatcttttgacttttttccagAGCAGACATTGTTCCACCATTAAAAAGCCCCATAAATTTGATGGATTATTGTTTGCCAGTAGCATTCCTTCTTTTGCTGCATGATGCGATCCAAATGCTGCCCTCCAGAAGTTTCGATCTCAtggcaaaataaagtaaaacacttttttgtttttaatttgaatctTTGAGTGTTTCCAAATTTAGTAAATAGACCAAGTAAACTGCCCTATTCCAGAGCTTCATAAATACATCATAAAGTTATGTGTTGTCATCCTTGACACATCTTTTCTTCTCAAATCATTACAAAAAAGTCCAATCTGAAATCCTCCTCCACAAACTTAACGTAAACCACACTCCGATTGTAGGAATAAAGCCTCTCCGACCTGTGCTCCAGTTTTTTCCGACTGACACACATGGCCCTCTGGTAGCCCTGGGCGACGCACACCTTGTGCTGGCTGCATTTCACATTCTGGCACGGGTCTTTGGTGGTGTCGACGCCTGTGAACACAAAAGGACAAGGGCAGAAATGCAGATTTGTCAATCTGACTGGGACATACATGTTTTAGCCTTAAATCTCTATGTCAGCAGACAAACAGACATTCTGGCAACTTTGAGAAGACATGCTCTACAGATGGATGGTGATTACATAGAAACAGaaaatctgccttttttgtCGTACATTCTTTGCACTGATGACCACAATGCAACAGAATAATCTTCTAAGCGAGTAGATGGAAAGGCCTCATAAGCTTCACAGTGAGAGAAATAACCTTGACAGGGTGcgaaaattgataaattgattttgttgtctgcaatgcaaaaaaaaccaaaaaaaaaaacaactttgacaCATAGCTGTCATGAATGAGGCAGCCCATCATCTACAGCACTGCCTGCAGCCTTCAACGGCTGTCTCTGACTGCGAGAGAACCTGACAGCACTGACTGAGCATCTCCTTTTCGTCTCACTTCCTTCATGTCAACTTCTCACTCTTTCCCCAGCACCCCGCTTCtttcacacacagagacactcTCCATCTTTGTCTCCTGCGTTCCCTCCTTCAGCTGCATCCCCAGCTGAACGGTTCAATACCGGGCTCTATTCTCACTGACGAACTGAGATGGAAATAGCTTGCTGTCCTCCACCCTCTATAGCCAACGGTCAATGCAGTCAATCGAAGAGAGGATGTTGCACCTCGCCAGTCTATTTGCCGGCTCGCTGGAGAAAACTCCAAGGCTCGAGATAATTTTAAGAGTGAGTGGCAGGCGGCGGCAGAAATTTAAGCCGTGAAATCCCGAGTCAGCTCCAAACAGCTGCTTTGGAGTCAAACATGGCGGTGGCCGACAACAAGATCAAGCAAACCCTGCAGCCTGAAAACTTCAGGAAGGGATAGTAGACTTTCAAGGAGACAGTGGATCATTTATGAGTCCTGGTATCATAATGTTTCATTTACTATATGGTGACTGCTGGTGCAGATGGATCATTTGCttcttgaagaaaaatgtttcaattattcCCATTTTTTGTCAGGACTTCTTCAGTTACAACAATGATCAAGGTCTTCTCaaatttactaaaaaaataaagttttctaaaaataggaaacattttaaaatttgcaGGTAAGTCAGGAGTGCTGAGATCTAGACTTAGGCCAAGAGTTTTGCAGAAAACAATGATGGATTTTCTCAAATGTACTTTAATGAAACTTCCTTTCTGTTCACCGTAAGTCTCATGAGGTAATCCTGCAGGATGTACCCCATTTCTGAACAGCAAGTAGCAATGCAAGCCTTTTGGCTGTAGGCTGATGAAATTGTGTTGTCACATTCTACAGCAGTGAAAGTAGAAGTGAAGCTAGGAACTTGCAGACACTTGTATAAAATATTGAAACACTAAATAATTACAGCAatttaaacatatatatattttataatttaGCTGCAACAGGAGAGGTTCTCTGCCGTCTGCGTGCCTTGAATAACAGACCCGTTTATCTGCCTTATGAGCATTAACTCACACAAATTGACATGTTTGTgcacagaaaaaacacagaaaatacagATACATTTCTTACTATTTGATATAAATTAATTTGTAACCTCTAAACTTCTTTAGTTGCTATGTTTGAAAAACGTCAAACATGATTTAAATGTGAGGATAGGCATATTATGTTTGATTTTCCTGAattgttttgatattttgaaaGTATATTAGGTTTTGCTCCATTGCTCCTGTTCTTCAGCTTCCTGTGCACACCAGGTTTCAATAAGTAATCAGCACAGCTGCTCCTGTTTCAGGTAATTAGTCCCAGTCAGTGTCTGGGGTCATAGTTTCTGGTGAATTCTGTCACCATTTTATACCTTCATGCTGCAAGTTTTGGCCTGTTCAGGTCAAAAGCGATTTTTGtgaaaattctgtttatttattaaagagcaatagtgtttttaacacatttttgtagcatttttctcaagatggaggacatatataaagaaaattaaaattgtatttctgagttaaTCTTGGTTCAAATcgtagtgaatcaggagcagatgaaaaaatgccatttaaaagagcttttttttacgAACTAACTATAATCGACCATTTAGATTATCTAAACTGTCAATTATCTAAGGTTACTGCCCAACAGTTTTCTACTTTTTGGACTTCCTTATGATCCTTTCAAGACATTGAAGTTCAGTATGACATTCTTGAATAATTACTTAAAGAAAACTACCGTAAATTCCAGACTACAAAGCGCACACAATTACAAGCCGCACctacccattttcacgtgtttaactgcttttacaaatacacaagTCACGTCAGAGTAAAAGCCGCATGTATTAGGCAACATGGTAAGCCTGACCTATTAAATCCTGACTGCTAAAGTAAATGTGACTTATTACCACATTGTGGGAGGAGTTAGCCTTGCCTCAAGATCATGTATTTGAGTACAcctacatctgccaaacagcatggacctctattctgttcacaagttcctcagttatggtttttattttttatttttatcttattttttatttattttttacttattgacaatctaagtatcatacataaaattacaaacagtaaccatatattcaacattacatccctcagttatgatgaggaaatttacatccgcgatcccccatttcccatgagtcttaggggctaaaggcagGGCCAACgtccggctcgccacactgttgtacgtgtttaagaatgagcaagtatcagcagtgcatggaggggtgaacgggaacagctctccttccgcttgtgtcgcggcagcgttatgggagtaacagggctggttaaaaaaacacaccggtaaaataaagcagcggcgactgaaaaccgcgcctcagcgcgataccagcgcctcagcgcggcgcgtgcgtccACATAACAAACACTGTTGCGCCGCGGACGcttctccgacacctctggccagggcggctccagggaggagcaaatcgtgtctgtgcagagcaatcggacttaatactatacgttttgtggatgaggggcggatgcgttgttacatgtgggagccatcagactgccatcggccccgcagctctatgtgatgagcagcaggagaacatgtctccagctcacacggaggctgtgagcttctcaatgcaaaattccgctcagtccttagaaaccgttaacacgaccacgtcaatttgtgtttccagtcgtgtcccgacaaaaaaaagctgatgttattcccacatatttacgtgcagccagccgagtcactatgactcagaggtaaattcactcctgagcatgcgctgttctctctgtcacgcagctgactggcttttccaaacccgttggtgatggtggattttttcacgctgcttttaacgattgcttttaacttgaaagcttcataatattgtagcggcgatcacgtgcacattgggtctaatggcaccaaaggattctgggatgcggccgggcatgcgtgtttcgttttgttgaaccatgagtgaagtgtctaagacctgaagtgaggtccatgctgtttggctgtttagtgtgttgaaaaacaaataacttGTGCTTGGTAttagataaaaaatacaaaccattcactgagtccgaaagtacgtacatggcggccgccaattaaatccgtaaattagccgcgtcactgaatgagccgcagggctgtaatcgcaggaaaaaagtagcgacttatagtccggaaattacggtactttgttttttcttattgtgtCCAGAAAAATACTGTTGATGATTAGTTATAAAAACAGACTAATCTGGAAAaagaaagatagaaaaaaatgaaatgatcaaCTTTGTCATgtttgacaaacttttttttgttactgtaaTTCGTTTTGTTTTGGggtaaaccttttgttttttgggttgttttgcaATTGGTCtgtgtattttattactttagtAGCAAAGACTATATCTTGATCtaatgcagtgcttctcaaatagggGGGgagcgatgcgatgccaggggggcgtgcagtagtagcggttttaggcacaggtaatacgggcaattgcccggggCGCAAATTTAGCGGGGGGggcggtggtgacagcggctcagtgcttggaaaataaatTTGCGCCACTATTGATTTCTTATTATCTGTTCTATCACAGAGTttataacagcctgaaactgtgaactgccATCGCTGCAGCTGCTCCCGTCTCTTGTTACACGCAGCTGCGTGTGTGAGTGGGAAAGGGGAGGGCTAGTGGGCTCGGGCTGCGACGTGGAACAGCGAACGGGGAGCGCTAgattgcgcaacaccaggatcatcacGTGCCTTTAGATGACTCGGCTCatgctaaaaatgtcattttctatgaactattgtagacattttgatgacgtgtctttattttccataaatgtattctctgtctgcctgtcgtttagttggtgtcagtatttgacataaaaacagcaggtaatgcagaaaacagctgcactttttgagatcataaataaataatcaatcatttagaaaagaaatcagcaaaatgttttttacctatttcttcagactaaaaacgttaactatattggtgctgctgtgtttatgtttcagatcaatttacatttaatattatttattgattgaattatttttctcagcatcaaatggttcagctggtcaaaatgttttctaatttaaataaGGACTATGGTGAGCATAATTGGAGCTATCAgtgtcagacgaggaaaacaaagacgtatgtGGATCTACTCctctacaagtagatgcatcagaatggagcagagcggggagtTTGCATTTTCTACGCcccaaatatgatctttttcaaacagcattttttcatctgctcctgattcacgatggcttgaataaagaaatgctcagaaatacaattttaatcttaattttcattatatctgtcctcaatcatcagaaaaaatggcacaagaaaaatgttaaaaacgcGATTATCATCCAGGTGGGTCTTCAAAGGGACCCAGACATGACTGTCACTGCAGATCACAGATGGAGAATTACTTTCTCCTATTAAGGTGTGTCCCAACTATTTGGACTTTTTGCAAATGTCCATTTGTGAGTCTTT encodes the following:
- the spock2 gene encoding testican-2 isoform X2, which translates into the protein MVGLRTAACLSLLLSVSLQVDVKSGKEAGRAGNFMEDEQWLSTVSRYSRKNKHWNRFRDDDYIRTTEESLGFDESVDTTKDPCQNVKCSQHKVCVAQGYQRAMCVSRKKLEHRIKQSEQLERHESNCAPCAEAASSPVCGSDGHNYASQCKLELQACLTGKDLSIMCTGFCPCVTSSLSNSDTKRAESCTGQDLADLGDRLRDWFQLLHGNAKQNKSGQPGTGTVSVLERSLIASCKDSIGWMFSKLDTNSDLYLDQAELAAINLEKYEVCIRPFFHSCDSYKDGKVSTAEWCLCFWREKPPCLAELERIQVQEAAKKKPGIYIPSCDEDGYYRKVQCDQSRGECWCVDQHGGEIMGSRIHGNPDCDEVAGYSGDFGSGVGWEDEEEKEAEDIGEEAEEEEEEEVDADDGGYIW
- the spock2 gene encoding testican-2 isoform X1, producing the protein MVGLRTAACLSLLLSVSLQVDVKSGKEAGRAGNFMEDEQWLSTVSRYSRKNKHWNRFRDEVEDDYIRTTEESLGFDESVDTTKDPCQNVKCSQHKVCVAQGYQRAMCVSRKKLEHRIKQSEQLERHESNCAPCAEAASSPVCGSDGHNYASQCKLELQACLTGKDLSIMCTGFCPCVTSSLSNSDTKRAESCTGQDLADLGDRLRDWFQLLHGNAKQNKSGQPGTGTVSVLERSLIASCKDSIGWMFSKLDTNSDLYLDQAELAAINLEKYEVCIRPFFHSCDSYKDGKVSTAEWCLCFWREKPPCLAELERIQVQEAAKKKPGIYIPSCDEDGYYRKVQCDQSRGECWCVDQHGGEIMGSRIHGNPDCDEVAGYSGDFGSGVGWEDEEEKEAEDIGEEAEEEEEEEVDADDGGYIW